One genomic window of Streptomyces sp. NBC_01276 includes the following:
- a CDS encoding TIM-barrel domain-containing protein translates to MDGRDLVRAVKEIGTSRGRRAWRSAWSHRRADVEGLPRRGAERARVPGLLAGTQARPGGGVLRFARSELLVRVTVGGAVFWGWDGAEPTPSYAVVGGGPEPDPRAVLEPDTGGGWRVVSERVTVAVSRHGAVEVRTPGGAVLRRELPPRWWDPVTGPAEGGSRWLQRAEVPADARFFGLGGRARGPRLRDGEYRLWNTDPKGGFGPDTDPLYITMPVQMVVADAGTHLAFYDNTWDGRVALRGGEEGAGSGPDRPGAGELRMEGGPARCWVLVGTPARVLQGWAGLTGAAAVPPEWALGYQHARWGFGSAAEVRRVVDGYAERGLALSAVHLDIDHYDAHRVFTVDREAFPDLPGLAAELAERGVRLVSIVDPAVKAGDAVHAAGLAVGDHGAFVRDARGREVRGEVWPGECAYPDFTDPAVREWWGGLYGERLGQGFAGFWHDMNEPVSFAPWGDATLPRSARHVLEGAGGDHRAGHNVYGLSMARAGWEGLVRLRPAERPFLFSRSGWAGMQRYGGTWSGDVESGWDGLRASLALVLGLGLCGVPYSGPDVGGFGGSPSPELYLRWLQLGAYLPLFRTHSAIWAGRREPWEFGPEVAERAAEVLAERERLRPYFVTLAHLARRTGAPYVRPLWWGCPEDRVLRDCEDAFLLGDALLVAPVLECGADRRAVRLPRGRWYDTATGAAHEGPAQVLLDAPPGRTPVLARAGAVLPVRRRDGTVGLEAWAPARGRTGGGVVIRDPGPGFEAGEVERYTVRWAGDAVVVEDEAGATVRGVELRGL, encoded by the coding sequence ATGGACGGTCGTGATCTGGTGCGTGCGGTGAAAGAGATCGGTACGTCGCGCGGGCGGCGGGCCTGGCGCTCGGCCTGGAGCCATCGGCGGGCGGACGTCGAGGGGCTCCCGCGCCGCGGTGCGGAACGGGCGCGGGTGCCGGGACTGCTGGCGGGGACGCAGGCGCGGCCGGGCGGGGGCGTGCTGCGGTTCGCCCGTTCCGAGCTGCTGGTACGGGTGACCGTGGGCGGGGCCGTGTTCTGGGGCTGGGACGGGGCGGAGCCGACGCCCTCGTACGCCGTGGTGGGCGGCGGGCCGGAGCCCGATCCGCGGGCGGTGCTGGAGCCGGACACGGGCGGCGGCTGGCGGGTGGTGTCGGAGCGGGTGACGGTGGCGGTGTCCCGGCACGGGGCGGTGGAGGTGCGGACCCCGGGCGGGGCGGTGCTGCGGCGGGAGCTGCCGCCGCGCTGGTGGGATCCGGTGACGGGCCCCGCCGAGGGCGGGTCCCGGTGGCTGCAGCGGGCGGAGGTGCCGGCGGACGCGCGGTTCTTCGGGCTGGGCGGGCGGGCGCGGGGGCCGCGGCTGCGGGACGGGGAGTACCGGCTGTGGAACACGGACCCGAAGGGCGGGTTCGGGCCGGACACCGATCCGCTGTACATCACGATGCCGGTGCAGATGGTGGTCGCGGACGCCGGGACGCACCTGGCGTTCTACGACAACACCTGGGACGGGCGGGTGGCGCTGCGCGGCGGTGAGGAGGGGGCCGGTTCGGGCCCGGACCGGCCGGGGGCCGGCGAGCTGCGCATGGAGGGCGGCCCGGCGCGGTGCTGGGTGCTGGTGGGGACACCGGCGCGGGTGCTCCAGGGGTGGGCGGGCCTGACGGGCGCGGCGGCTGTGCCGCCCGAGTGGGCCCTGGGGTACCAGCACGCGCGCTGGGGGTTCGGGAGCGCGGCGGAGGTGCGGCGGGTGGTGGACGGGTACGCGGAGCGGGGGCTGGCGCTGTCGGCCGTGCACCTGGACATCGACCACTACGACGCGCACCGGGTGTTCACGGTGGACCGGGAGGCGTTCCCGGACCTGCCGGGGCTGGCGGCGGAGCTGGCGGAGCGGGGGGTGCGGCTGGTGTCGATCGTGGATCCGGCGGTGAAGGCGGGGGACGCGGTGCACGCCGCGGGGCTGGCGGTCGGTGACCACGGGGCGTTCGTGCGGGACGCGCGGGGGCGGGAGGTGCGGGGGGAGGTCTGGCCGGGCGAGTGCGCCTATCCGGACTTCACGGATCCGGCGGTGCGGGAGTGGTGGGGCGGGCTGTACGGGGAGCGGCTCGGTCAGGGCTTCGCCGGGTTCTGGCACGACATGAACGAGCCGGTCTCGTTCGCGCCGTGGGGGGACGCGACGCTGCCGCGGTCGGCCCGGCACGTGCTGGAGGGGGCGGGCGGGGACCACCGGGCCGGGCACAACGTGTACGGGCTGTCGATGGCGCGGGCCGGGTGGGAGGGTCTGGTGCGGCTGCGGCCGGCGGAACGGCCGTTCCTGTTCTCCCGGTCGGGGTGGGCGGGGATGCAGCGCTACGGGGGCACGTGGTCCGGAGACGTGGAGTCCGGCTGGGACGGGCTGCGGGCCTCGCTGGCGCTGGTGCTGGGCCTCGGGCTGTGCGGGGTGCCGTATTCGGGGCCCGACGTGGGCGGCTTCGGGGGGTCGCCGTCACCGGAGCTGTACCTGCGGTGGCTGCAACTGGGGGCGTACCTGCCGCTGTTCCGGACGCACTCGGCGATCTGGGCGGGCCGGCGCGAGCCGTGGGAGTTCGGGCCGGAGGTGGCGGAGCGGGCCGCGGAGGTGCTGGCGGAGCGGGAGCGGCTGCGGCCGTACTTCGTGACGCTGGCCCACCTGGCGCGGCGGACCGGGGCCCCGTACGTGCGGCCGTTGTGGTGGGGGTGCCCGGAGGACCGGGTGCTGCGGGACTGCGAGGACGCGTTCCTGCTGGGGGACGCGCTGCTGGTCGCGCCGGTCCTGGAGTGCGGGGCGGACCGGCGGGCGGTGCGGTTGCCGCGCGGGCGGTGGTACGACACCGCCACGGGGGCGGCGCACGAGGGGCCCGCGCAGGTGCTGCTGGACGCCCCGCCGGGGCGGACTCCGGTGCTGGCGCGGGCGGGGGCGGTGCTGCCGGTACGGCGCCGGGACGGGACGGTGGGGCTGGAGGCGTGGGCCCCGGCCCGGGGCCGGACGGGCGGCGGGGTGGTCATCCGGGACCCGGGCCCGGGGTTCGAGGCGGGCGAGGTCGAGCGGTACACCGTGCGGTGGGCCGGGGACGCGGTGGTGGTGGAGGACGAGGCGGGCGCGACGGTGCGCGGCGTCGAGCTGCGGGGGCTGTGA
- a CDS encoding acetoacetate--CoA ligase, translating to MTSATQPEPLWSPSPDRIAAARVTAFQAWAADRFGAPADGGYPALQRWSVDELDTFWQAVAEWFEVRFTTPYESVLADRSMPGARWFTGSTLNYAEHALRAAEDPARAADPALLHVDETHEPTPVTWAELRRQVGSLAAELRALGVRPGDRVSGYLPNIPEAVVALLATAAVGGVWTSCAPDFGARSVLDRFEQVEPVVLFTVDGYRYGGKEHDRRETVAELRDGLPSLRAVVHIPLLGTPAPEGTRPWSELTSADTEPVFEPVPFDHPLWILYSSGTTGAPKAIVQSQGGILLEHLKQLGLHCDLGPEDRFFWFTSTGWMMWNFLVSGLLTGTTVVLYDGSPGYPDTGAQWRIAERTGATLYGTSAAYVMACRKAEVHPSRDFDLSAVKCVATTGSPLPPDGFRWLHDEVAEDLWIASVSGGTDVCSCFAGAVPTLSVHIGELQAACLGTDLQAWDPAGKPLTGEVGELVVTAPMPSMPIHFWNDPDGSRYRDSYFEMFPGAWRHGDWITITDHGSVVIHGRSDSTLNRQGVRMGSADIYEAVERLPEIKESLVIGLEEPNGGYWMPLFVHLAPGAVLDDALRKKIAATIREQLSPRHVPDEVIEVPAVPHTLTGKRIEVPVKRLLQGTPLEKAVNPGSVDNPDLLAFYEELARTRK from the coding sequence ATGACCTCAGCCACTCAGCCGGAACCCCTCTGGTCCCCGAGCCCCGACCGGATCGCCGCGGCCCGCGTCACCGCCTTCCAGGCCTGGGCCGCGGACCGCTTCGGCGCCCCCGCCGACGGCGGCTACCCGGCCCTGCAGCGCTGGTCCGTGGACGAGCTCGACACCTTCTGGCAGGCCGTCGCCGAGTGGTTCGAGGTCCGCTTCACCACCCCCTACGAGTCCGTCCTCGCGGACCGCTCCATGCCCGGCGCCCGCTGGTTCACGGGATCCACCCTCAACTACGCCGAGCACGCCCTGCGCGCCGCCGAGGACCCGGCCCGCGCCGCGGACCCCGCCCTGCTCCACGTCGACGAGACCCACGAACCCACGCCCGTCACCTGGGCGGAACTGCGCCGCCAGGTCGGCTCGCTCGCCGCCGAACTGCGCGCCCTCGGCGTCCGCCCCGGCGACCGGGTCAGCGGCTACCTCCCCAACATCCCCGAGGCCGTCGTCGCCCTCCTCGCCACCGCCGCCGTCGGCGGCGTCTGGACCTCCTGCGCCCCCGACTTCGGCGCCCGCAGCGTCCTCGACCGCTTCGAGCAGGTCGAGCCGGTCGTCCTGTTCACCGTCGACGGCTACCGCTACGGCGGCAAGGAGCACGACCGCCGCGAGACCGTCGCCGAACTGCGCGACGGGCTCCCCTCGCTGCGCGCCGTCGTCCACATCCCGCTGCTCGGCACCCCCGCCCCCGAGGGCACCCGCCCCTGGTCGGAGCTGACCTCCGCCGACACCGAGCCCGTCTTCGAGCCGGTCCCCTTCGACCACCCGCTGTGGATCCTCTACTCCTCCGGCACCACCGGCGCCCCCAAGGCGATCGTGCAGTCCCAGGGCGGCATCCTCCTGGAGCACCTCAAGCAGCTCGGCCTGCACTGCGACCTCGGCCCCGAGGACCGCTTCTTCTGGTTCACCTCCACCGGCTGGATGATGTGGAACTTCCTCGTCTCCGGCCTGCTGACGGGCACCACCGTCGTCCTCTACGACGGCAGCCCCGGCTACCCCGACACCGGCGCCCAGTGGCGGATCGCCGAACGCACCGGAGCCACCCTCTACGGCACCTCCGCCGCCTACGTCATGGCCTGCCGCAAGGCCGAGGTCCACCCCTCCCGGGACTTCGACCTCTCCGCCGTGAAGTGCGTCGCCACCACCGGCTCCCCGCTCCCGCCCGACGGCTTCCGCTGGCTCCACGACGAAGTGGCCGAGGACCTCTGGATCGCCTCCGTCAGCGGCGGCACCGACGTGTGCAGCTGCTTCGCCGGCGCCGTCCCCACCCTCTCGGTCCACATCGGCGAACTCCAGGCGGCCTGCCTCGGTACGGACCTCCAGGCGTGGGACCCCGCGGGCAAGCCGCTCACCGGCGAGGTCGGCGAACTCGTCGTCACGGCCCCCATGCCGTCCATGCCGATCCACTTCTGGAACGACCCCGACGGCAGCCGCTACCGCGACAGCTACTTCGAGATGTTCCCCGGCGCCTGGCGCCACGGGGACTGGATCACGATCACCGACCACGGCTCGGTGGTCATCCACGGCCGTTCCGACTCCACCCTCAACCGGCAGGGCGTCCGGATGGGCTCGGCCGACATCTACGAGGCCGTCGAACGCCTCCCCGAGATCAAGGAGTCCCTGGTCATCGGCCTGGAGGAGCCGAACGGCGGCTACTGGATGCCGCTCTTCGTCCACCTCGCCCCCGGCGCCGTCCTCGACGACGCGCTGCGCAAGAAGATCGCCGCCACCATCCGGGAGCAGCTCTCCCCGCGCCACGTCCCCGACGAGGTCATCGAGGTCCCGGCCGTCCCGCACACCCTGACCGGCAAGCGCATCGAGGTCCCCGTCAAGCGGCTCCTCCAGGGCACCCCCCTGGAGAAGGCAGTCAACCCGGGCTCGGTCGACAACCCGGACCTGCTCGCCTTCTACGAGGAGCTGGCCCGCACCCGGAAGTGA
- the ptsP gene encoding phosphoenolpyruvate--protein phosphotransferase — METTLRGVGVSHGVAIGEVRHMGTAVLEPPARQITADEAGREQGRARQAVEAVSADLIARGQLAGGEAQHVLEAQAMIATDPELMADVDRRIAVGSTAERGIYDAFASYRDLLAGAGEYMAGRVADLDDVRNRIVARLLGVPMPGVPDSDEPYVLIARDLAPADTALLDPALVLGFVTEEGGPTSHSAILARALGVPAIVALPGAGEIAEGTVIAVDGSTGDLFVEPTAEKRAELEAAAAERKAALAASSGPGATSDGHKVPLLANVGGPADVPAAVEAGAEGVGLFRTEFLFLDDSKKAPSEEKQIESYRKVLEAFPEGRVVVRVLDAGADKPLDFLTPGDEPNPALGVRGLRTLLDHPDVLRTQLTALAKAAEGLPVYLEVMAPMVADRLDAKAFADACREAGLRAKFGAMVEIPSAALRARSILQEVEFLSLGTNDLAQYAFAADRQVGAVSRLQDPWQPALLDLISMSAEAAKAEGKSCGVCGEAASDPLLACVLTGLGVTSLSMGAASIPYVRATLAKYTLAQCERAAAAARATDSADEARAAAQAVLSGE; from the coding sequence ATGGAGACAACGCTGCGAGGCGTCGGCGTGAGCCACGGTGTGGCGATCGGCGAGGTTCGGCACATGGGCACGGCGGTTCTCGAACCGCCGGCCAGGCAGATCACCGCGGACGAGGCGGGACGCGAACAGGGGCGCGCCCGTCAGGCCGTGGAGGCTGTGTCCGCCGACCTGATCGCGCGCGGCCAGCTGGCCGGTGGAGAGGCTCAGCACGTGCTGGAGGCCCAGGCGATGATCGCCACGGACCCCGAGCTGATGGCGGACGTGGACCGGCGGATCGCCGTCGGCAGCACGGCCGAGCGCGGTATCTACGACGCGTTCGCCTCCTACCGCGACCTGCTCGCGGGGGCCGGCGAGTACATGGCCGGGCGGGTGGCCGACCTGGACGACGTGCGCAACCGCATCGTGGCGCGCCTGCTGGGCGTTCCGATGCCGGGCGTGCCGGACAGTGACGAGCCGTACGTGCTGATCGCCCGGGACCTGGCGCCCGCCGACACCGCTCTGCTCGACCCGGCGCTGGTCCTCGGTTTCGTGACCGAGGAGGGCGGCCCGACGAGCCACAGTGCGATCCTGGCGCGTGCGCTGGGCGTGCCGGCGATCGTGGCGCTGCCCGGTGCCGGTGAGATCGCCGAGGGCACGGTCATCGCGGTCGACGGCAGCACGGGTGACCTGTTCGTCGAGCCGACCGCGGAGAAGCGGGCCGAGCTGGAGGCCGCGGCCGCCGAGCGGAAGGCGGCGCTGGCCGCCTCCTCCGGTCCGGGCGCGACCTCGGACGGTCACAAGGTGCCGCTGCTGGCCAACGTCGGCGGTCCGGCGGACGTGCCGGCGGCCGTGGAGGCCGGTGCCGAGGGTGTGGGTCTGTTCCGCACGGAGTTCCTGTTCCTGGACGACAGCAAGAAGGCGCCGTCCGAGGAGAAGCAGATCGAGTCGTACCGAAAGGTGCTGGAGGCCTTCCCCGAGGGCCGTGTGGTGGTGCGGGTGCTGGACGCCGGCGCCGACAAGCCGCTGGACTTCCTGACGCCGGGCGACGAGCCGAACCCGGCCCTGGGCGTGCGCGGTCTGCGCACCCTGCTGGACCACCCGGACGTGCTGCGCACGCAGCTGACCGCGCTGGCCAAGGCGGCTGAGGGCCTTCCGGTGTACCTGGAGGTCATGGCCCCGATGGTGGCCGACCGGCTGGACGCCAAGGCCTTCGCCGACGCCTGCCGCGAGGCCGGTCTGCGGGCGAAGTTCGGTGCGATGGTGGAGATCCCCTCCGCCGCGCTGCGGGCGCGCTCGATCCTGCAGGAGGTCGAGTTCCTGTCGCTGGGTACGAACGACCTCGCGCAGTACGCCTTCGCCGCCGACCGTCAGGTGGGTGCGGTGTCTCGGCTCCAGGACCCGTGGCAGCCGGCGCTGCTCGACCTGATCTCCATGTCGGCCGAGGCCGCCAAGGCGGAGGGCAAGAGCTGTGGTGTCTGTGGTGAGGCCGCTTCGGACCCGCTGCTGGCCTGTGTGCTGACGGGTCTGGGTGTCACCTCCCTCTCCATGGGTGCCGCTTCGATTCCGTACGTGCGGGCGACGCTCGCCAAGTACACGCTCGCGCAGTGCGAGCGCGCGGCCGCGGCCGCGCGTGCGACGGACAGCGCGGATGAGGCCCGGGCGGCGGCCCAGGCGGTGCTGTCCGGCGAGTAG
- a CDS encoding PTS glucose transporter subunit IIA: protein MTSVTSPLAGRAIGLAAVPDPVFSGAMVGPGTAIDPVREPSEAVAPVDGVIVSLHPHAYVVVDGEGHGVLTHLGIDTVQLNGEGFELLVNKGDTVTRGQTVIRWNPAAVEAAGKSPVCPVVALEATADSLSDVVESGDVKADDVLFGWQ from the coding sequence ATGACCAGCGTGACGTCCCCACTTGCCGGGCGTGCCATCGGACTCGCGGCAGTGCCCGATCCGGTGTTCTCCGGCGCGATGGTGGGACCGGGCACCGCTATTGATCCCGTGCGCGAGCCCTCGGAGGCGGTGGCGCCCGTGGACGGTGTGATCGTCTCTCTGCACCCGCACGCGTACGTGGTAGTCGACGGTGAGGGCCACGGTGTGCTCACGCACCTCGGGATCGACACCGTCCAGCTCAACGGCGAGGGCTTCGAGCTGCTCGTGAACAAGGGCGACACCGTCACGCGCGGCCAGACGGTCATCCGCTGGAACCCCGCCGCCGTCGAGGCCGCCGGCAAGTCCCCGGTCTGTCCGGTCGTGGCGCTCGAAGCGACCGCCGACTCCCTCTCCGACGTCGTCGAGTCGGGGGACGTCAAGGCCGACGACGTCCTTTTCGGCTGGCAGTGA
- a CDS encoding CDP-alcohol phosphatidyltransferase family protein, protein MEVQETRVQTDRIFTIPNILSMARLAGVPLFLWLILEGYDGWALAVLMFSGISDYLDGKLARRWNQISNLGRLLDPAADRLYVLTTLFGLTWRGILPLWLTGLLLAREAMLLVMVWILRRHGYPPPQVNFLGKAATFNLMYAFPLLLLSDGTGWLAWTASVFGWAFAGWGTTLYWWAGILYVVQVRRLVKADATAD, encoded by the coding sequence GTGGAGGTCCAGGAGACTCGGGTTCAGACTGACCGAATTTTCACCATTCCGAACATCCTGAGCATGGCTCGCCTCGCCGGCGTACCCCTGTTCCTCTGGCTGATCCTGGAGGGCTACGACGGGTGGGCGCTGGCCGTCCTCATGTTCAGCGGGATCAGTGATTACCTCGACGGGAAACTCGCGCGACGCTGGAATCAGATCAGCAATCTGGGGCGGCTGCTGGACCCCGCCGCGGACCGCCTCTACGTCCTGACCACGCTGTTCGGGCTGACCTGGCGCGGGATCCTGCCCCTGTGGCTGACCGGGCTGCTGCTCGCCCGTGAGGCAATGCTGCTGGTCATGGTGTGGATCCTGCGTCGGCACGGCTATCCGCCGCCCCAGGTGAACTTCCTCGGCAAGGCCGCCACCTTCAACCTGATGTACGCCTTCCCGCTGCTGTTGCTGAGCGACGGTACCGGCTGGTTGGCCTGGACGGCGTCCGTTTTCGGATGGGCGTTCGCGGGTTGGGGTACAACGCTCTATTGGTGGGCAGGAATCCTATACGTGGTGCAGGTCCGCCGTCTCGTGAAGGCGGATGCCACGGCCGATTGA